In Fundulus heteroclitus isolate FHET01 chromosome 8, MU-UCD_Fhet_4.1, whole genome shotgun sequence, a genomic segment contains:
- the abraxas1 gene encoding BRCA1-A complex subunit Abraxas 1: MSEPSVRVSGTVLASLMFQHVNSDSDVEGLVLGESSFHEQVTISDSQSDHIHIEEIYNLQKHVACHRLHTLYSSSGEVNLDVLHQMLADNKQDSVIGWYRQRRHSEQHMTFREKLVHEKMKSALKNPHMIFLLLTSSRVTPTDSTHRIEYSAFTSRSRRFMNIPVLVTNLGLLEQQGYWKVSAPCSASGYSLTMKKHGSRFFCSSGLVKEVDEMNKMNDSLQAELQKVCREVEVSERAVEALQAEVSALRRSLREKQHSSAREAAGTAIPAPPKNNQLLLEAVRALLGSSPLFLTQTLNPQAFPVPHKHLFPAHSDSEPDQGPLVLDSCGKKQRETLQGRGRKRRRNNC, encoded by the exons ATGTCGGAGCCCAGTGTTCGTGTTTCGGGGACAGTTTTAGCTTCTCTCATGTTCCAACATGTCAACAGCGACTCAGACGTG GAAGGTCTGGTGCTGGGAGAAAGCAGCTTCCATGAGCAGGTTACCATCAGTGACTCTCAGTCGGACCACATTCACATTGAGGAAATCTACA ACCTCCAGAAGCACGTCGCCTGCCACAGATTACACAC TCTGTACAGCAGCTCTGGGGAGGTGAACCTGGACGTCCTGCACCAGATGCTTGCAGATAACAAGCAG GACAGTGTGATCGGCTGGTACCGACAGCGCAGGCACTCGGAGCAGCACATGACGTTCAGGGAGAAGCTGGTCCACGAGAAGATGAAGAGCGCTCTGAAGAACCCTCACATGATCTTCTTGCTGCTGACTTCCAGCAGAGTTACTCCGACGGACTCCACCCACCGGATAGAGTACTCGGCCTTCACGTCTCGCAGCAG ACGCTTTATGAACATCCCTGTGCTGGTGACTAACCTGGGTCTGCTGGAACAGCAGGGCTACTGGAAGGTCTCCGCTCCATGCTCCGCCTCAGGCTACAGCCTCACCATGAAGAAACATGG GTCCAGGTTTTTCTGCTCCAGTGGGCTGGTGAAGGAGGTGGATGAGATGAATAAGATGAATGACTCTCTGCAGGCCGAGCTGCAG AAAGTGTGCAGAGAGGTGGAGGTGAGTGAGCGTGCAGTAGAAGCGCTTCAGGCGGAGGTGTCAGCCCTGAGAAGGAGCCTCAGAGAGAAGCAGCACAGCTCAGCGAGGGAAGCTGCCG GAACCGCCATTCCAGCGCCGCCAAAGAACaaccagctgctgctggaggccgTCAGAGCGTTGCTTGGTTCTTCTCCTCTCTTCCTGACACAGACTCTGAACCCACAGGCCTTCCCTGTTCCCCACAAACACCTTTTTCCAGCACACTCAGACTCAGAGCCTGACCAGGGTCCATTGGTACTGGACAGCTGCGGGAAGAAGCAGAGGGAGACGCTGCAGGGGAGGGGGAGGAAACGGAGGAGGAACAACTGCTGA
- the mrps18c gene encoding 28S ribosomal protein S18c, mitochondrial encodes MLCVRGLQRLKAALYLHRSSTHRSLTSAAALQKDDAPMKAETPSKEPRRGCVLCSVTVDFKNVQLLSQFISPHTGRIYGRHITGLCGRKQKEISKAIKKAHSLGFMPVTHKHPQFMTDPRICGIKHLD; translated from the exons ATGTTGTGTGTTAGAGGGCTCCAGAGGCTGAAGGCTGCCTTATATCTACACAGGAGCAGCA CACACAGGAGCCTGACGTCAGCCGCAGCCCTGCAGAAAGATGACGCT CCGATGAAAGCAGAGACTCCGTCCAAGGAGCCTCGGAGGGGCTGCGTGCTGTGCAGCGTCACTGTGGACTTTAAAAACGTCCAG CTGCTATCCCAGTTCATCTCGCCTCACACGGGCAGGATCTACGGCCGGCACATCACag GGTTGTGTGGCAGAAAGCAGAAGGAGATCTCCAAAGCCATAAAGAAGGCTCACTCACTGG GTTTCATGCCGGTGACCCATAAGCACCCTCAGTTCATGACTGATCCCCGGATCTGTGGCATCAAACATCTGGATTAG